The proteins below come from a single Parageobacillus thermoglucosidasius genomic window:
- the rraA gene encoding ribonuclease E activity regulator RraA, with the protein MKTADLCDEFLSELQVCQLPMQSYGGKAEFSGPIATVDVLEDNVLVREALETVPAGTVLVVDGKGSRNCALLGDRLAQIACDRGLAGVIVHGCIRDSAEIANMPIGVMAIGTCPVKSKKEGKGKRDVALEFGGVLWEPGAYVYADRDGIVLAKTDLLKK; encoded by the coding sequence GTGAAAACAGCTGATTTATGCGATGAATTTTTAAGCGAGCTGCAAGTATGCCAGCTGCCGATGCAATCATATGGCGGCAAAGCGGAATTTTCCGGACCGATCGCGACGGTGGATGTGCTGGAGGATAATGTGCTCGTGCGCGAGGCGTTAGAAACCGTTCCGGCTGGCACCGTATTAGTCGTTGACGGGAAAGGTTCACGAAATTGCGCGTTACTTGGAGATCGTTTGGCGCAAATCGCCTGCGATCGCGGACTTGCGGGCGTGATTGTCCATGGCTGCATTCGCGATTCTGCGGAAATCGCCAATATGCCAATCGGGGTGATGGCGATCGGCACATGCCCGGTAAAAAGCAAAAAAGAAGGAAAAGGAAAACGGGACGTCGCGCTGGAATTCGGCGGCGTTCTTTGGGAGCCGGGCGCCTATGTATATGCGGATCGCGACGGGATTGTGTTGGCCAAAACGGACTTATTGAAAAAGTGA
- a CDS encoding (2Fe-2S) ferredoxin domain-containing protein has translation MTTWNLIGMKHHVLICNGGSCMRKGGEEVTLAIREEIASLELDGIVHTTRTRCNGRCQDACVVIVYPEGVWYNGMTPEKGREVVRRHLRDGEWLEETITYRYEGRQGLVMPNPSAAPLGIAK, from the coding sequence ATGACAACATGGAATTTAATCGGAATGAAGCACCATGTTTTGATTTGCAACGGGGGCAGCTGCATGCGGAAAGGGGGAGAGGAAGTCACACTGGCCATCCGTGAAGAAATCGCGAGTCTCGAGTTAGATGGTATCGTACATACGACGCGGACTCGCTGCAACGGCCGCTGCCAGGATGCCTGCGTGGTCATCGTTTACCCTGAAGGCGTATGGTACAACGGGATGACGCCGGAAAAAGGAAGGGAGGTGGTGCGAAGGCATTTACGGGACGGGGAATGGCTGGAAGAAACGATCACGTACCGTTATGAAGGAAGGCAAGGATTGGTGATGCCCAATCCATCCGCTGCCCCTCTTGGAATCGCGAAATGA
- a CDS encoding energy-coupling factor ABC transporter permease, with the protein MKKWKAALFLCGFVVYFTFSESSPALAMHITEGFLPVKWVIFWWLVFLPFLFIGMRSLIRITREHPELKLLIALSGAFTFVLSALKIPSVTGSSSHPTGVGLGAVLFGPWTMVVMGSVVLLFQALLLAHGGLTTLGANAMAMAVAGPLVAYGMYRFGKKWNISRRWTVFFAAFFSDLATYVVTSLQLALAFPDATGGIAASFLKFAGIFAITQIPLAVTEGLLTVVVWNFLSTYSSRELSQLERGV; encoded by the coding sequence ATGAAAAAATGGAAAGCCGCTCTTTTCCTTTGTGGTTTCGTTGTCTATTTTACGTTTTCGGAAAGTTCACCGGCATTGGCAATGCATATTACGGAAGGATTTTTGCCTGTTAAATGGGTGATTTTCTGGTGGCTCGTGTTTTTGCCATTTTTGTTTATCGGTATGCGTTCGCTCATCCGGATCACGCGCGAGCATCCGGAACTAAAACTGCTCATTGCATTGTCGGGGGCCTTTACGTTTGTGCTGTCCGCCTTAAAAATTCCATCGGTAACAGGAAGCAGCTCACATCCGACGGGGGTGGGGCTTGGTGCGGTGCTGTTTGGCCCGTGGACGATGGTGGTGATGGGCAGCGTCGTATTGCTGTTTCAGGCGTTATTGCTGGCACATGGCGGATTGACGACATTAGGGGCGAACGCCATGGCGATGGCCGTTGCCGGCCCGCTTGTGGCATACGGCATGTATCGTTTCGGGAAAAAGTGGAATATATCGCGGCGCTGGACGGTATTTTTCGCGGCCTTTTTCTCTGATTTGGCCACCTATGTGGTCACTTCACTGCAATTAGCGCTGGCATTTCCGGATGCGACAGGCGGAATTGCCGCTTCGTTTCTCAAATTTGCCGGCATTTTTGCGATTACGCAAATCCCATTGGCGGTGACGGAAGGGCTGCTGACAGTCGTCGTGTGGAATTTCTTATCCACTTACAGCAGCCGGGAACTAAGCCAATTAGAGAGGGGAGTGTAA
- a CDS encoding energy-coupling factor ABC transporter substrate-binding protein, translating into MKRSLLLLVVAVLLTAAPLLFIPHSDFGGTDGQAEKTIQVIAPHYQPWAQTIFEPPGGEVETLLFSVQAAVGAGIIGYIIGVYKGRANKREEAE; encoded by the coding sequence ATGAAACGCAGTCTTTTGCTCCTTGTGGTTGCCGTTTTATTAACAGCGGCGCCGCTGTTGTTCATTCCTCACTCTGATTTTGGCGGCACGGATGGCCAAGCGGAAAAGACAATCCAAGTGATCGCGCCGCATTATCAACCTTGGGCGCAAACCATCTTTGAGCCGCCGGGCGGAGAGGTGGAAACATTGCTGTTTTCGGTGCAAGCAGCGGTCGGCGCCGGCATTATTGGCTATATTATCGGCGTTTATAAAGGTCGGGCGAACAAAAGAGAGGAAGCCGAATGA
- the cbiQ gene encoding cobalt ECF transporter T component CbiQ: MIRQLDTIAYNNRLRAIRPEQKVLFAFLLLIMAMAGSWKVQAMITVWLAIWIIGYARVSWKVYAKALGAVALFLLMSVPALLVSIDRSFHVSLDHSQLVTVMSLLSRSIAAWSCLFFLLVTTPFPEMLSVLKRMKVPSILMELFFFTYRFVFVFEKAAEELYVAMKARNGGTHWRHGGMLVFQLFQKIWHSYEALRLALWARGVSGEMAYVPTETYHKTNKRYLWEAVIGLSLLLWLSMIGG; encoded by the coding sequence ATGATCCGGCAGCTGGACACCATCGCTTACAATAACCGCCTGCGGGCAATACGTCCCGAACAAAAAGTGCTATTTGCGTTTCTGTTATTAATAATGGCGATGGCGGGTAGTTGGAAAGTGCAAGCCATGATAACGGTTTGGCTGGCCATATGGATTATCGGGTATGCGCGCGTCTCGTGGAAAGTGTACGCCAAGGCCCTCGGCGCCGTGGCCTTGTTTTTGCTGATGAGTGTTCCAGCTTTGCTTGTTTCCATTGACCGTTCTTTTCATGTTTCGCTGGACCATTCACAACTTGTCACGGTGATGTCTTTGCTGTCCCGTTCCATCGCAGCATGGTCTTGTTTATTTTTCTTGCTGGTGACGACCCCGTTTCCTGAGATGTTGTCTGTGCTCAAGCGCATGAAAGTGCCGTCCATCCTTATGGAGTTGTTCTTTTTCACGTACCGGTTTGTCTTTGTTTTCGAGAAAGCGGCAGAAGAGCTGTACGTGGCGATGAAAGCAAGAAATGGAGGAACCCATTGGCGGCACGGCGGGATGTTGGTATTCCAGCTTTTTCAAAAAATTTGGCATTCCTATGAAGCGTTGCGCCTTGCTTTATGGGCGCGCGGAGTTTCCGGTGAAATGGCCTATGTTCCGACGGAAACATACCACAAAACCAATAAACGGTATCTGTGGGAAGCGGTCATCGGCCTCAGTTTGCTTCTATGGCTTTCGATGATAGGAGGATAG
- a CDS encoding energy-coupling factor ABC transporter ATP-binding protein: MLTMEEVYYAYPDGPCVLKGVSLHIPDGKKCALIGHNGCGKTTLFLHTNGLLRPNSGRIYWNGEKMDYRRQTLQKWRREVGIVFQNPEHQLVAPLVRDELAFGLHHAGMAKSEMEELMEKALDEFGLRPWLDKPVHHLSLGQKKWLTLAAVMVMNPKLLVLDEPTAYLDRRQIRRFVEKINDIYHNGTTVLLATHDVDFVLEWADIVFVMHDGQIVMQGAPQDIFARQHPLQEWHLDVPLLASVWKTLFPHETRIPRNVEEMKQWMNEQALGTV; encoded by the coding sequence ATGCTGACAATGGAGGAAGTATATTATGCGTATCCGGACGGGCCGTGTGTGTTAAAAGGGGTAAGCCTTCATATTCCTGATGGGAAAAAATGTGCGCTCATCGGTCATAACGGATGCGGCAAGACAACGTTATTTTTGCATACGAACGGGCTGTTGCGCCCTAATTCTGGCCGGATTTACTGGAATGGCGAGAAGATGGATTACCGGCGGCAAACGCTGCAAAAATGGCGGCGGGAAGTCGGCATCGTTTTTCAAAACCCGGAACACCAGCTGGTGGCGCCGCTGGTGCGCGATGAACTAGCGTTTGGCCTGCATCATGCAGGAATGGCAAAAAGCGAGATGGAGGAACTTATGGAAAAGGCGCTGGATGAGTTTGGCTTGCGTCCATGGCTGGACAAGCCGGTTCACCATTTAAGCCTCGGCCAAAAAAAATGGCTGACGCTGGCCGCCGTCATGGTGATGAATCCGAAATTATTAGTGCTCGATGAGCCGACGGCCTATTTAGACCGGCGGCAAATCCGGCGGTTTGTTGAGAAGATCAACGACATTTATCATAACGGCACAACGGTTTTGCTTGCGACGCATGATGTTGATTTTGTTTTAGAGTGGGCGGACATTGTGTTTGTCATGCATGACGGGCAAATTGTCATGCAAGGGGCGCCGCAAGACATCTTTGCCAGGCAGCATCCATTGCAAGAATGGCATCTTGATGTTCCGCTGCTTGCTTCTGTTTGGAAAACGTTGTTTCCGCACGAGACGCGCATCCCGCGGAATGTAGAAGAAATGAAACAATGGATGAATGAACAAGCGCTGGGCACCGTATAG
- the cobJ gene encoding precorrin-3B C(17)-methyltransferase — MKGKLLIVGFGPGSKEHMTKRAREAIEESDIIIGYKTYVDLVADLIGNKQVISTGMTEEVSRAQEAVKWAERGKTVAVISSGDAGVYGMAGLVYEVLVEKGWTRESGIDVEVIPGISAIHSCAALLGAPVMHDACTISLSDHLTPWALIEKRIEAAAAADFVIALYNPKSGRRTRQIVEAQRILLRYRSPSTPVGLVKSAYRARQHIVLTDLAHMLDYDIGMLTTVIIGNSSTFVYDGLMITPRGYQRKYTLSAAEQPLKPHERLRKEAEPWALDPTGLSSAREIAEDALQKLAIRQRDAAVFAPAIFEIAVSPGVANKNFTAKQMMLLAEIAGEGGTMMYTPDHYLKLEVPASDPDRIIARLKEAGLTVAPIGDVLTVKACDFCDGEKKDAIPYAQQLYEQLGGMALPKELKLGVNGCGMACYGAVREDIGIVYRKGAFDLFLGGKTIGRNAHPGQLVAEGIPPSEIVSVVTRIIQEYKENAYPNERFHKFFKRVKQVGGFAYQEEEQTAKIEVPVCGE; from the coding sequence ATGAAAGGAAAATTGCTGATTGTCGGATTTGGTCCAGGCAGCAAGGAACATATGACAAAACGAGCGAGGGAAGCCATTGAAGAAAGCGATATTATTATCGGTTATAAAACATACGTTGACCTAGTCGCAGATTTAATTGGCAATAAACAAGTGATTAGCACAGGAATGACGGAAGAAGTCAGCCGTGCCCAGGAAGCGGTGAAATGGGCAGAACGCGGCAAAACGGTTGCCGTCATTTCCAGCGGGGACGCGGGGGTGTACGGGATGGCAGGGCTTGTGTATGAGGTGCTCGTCGAAAAAGGATGGACGCGAGAAAGCGGTATCGATGTCGAAGTCATTCCCGGCATTTCTGCCATTCACTCATGCGCCGCGTTGTTAGGTGCGCCGGTTATGCATGATGCGTGCACAATTAGCTTAAGCGATCACTTAACGCCGTGGGCGCTGATTGAGAAACGCATTGAAGCGGCAGCCGCTGCCGATTTTGTCATCGCTCTATATAATCCAAAAAGCGGACGGCGCACGCGGCAAATTGTCGAAGCGCAGCGGATTCTTTTGCGCTATCGCTCGCCAAGCACTCCGGTTGGATTAGTGAAAAGCGCTTATCGCGCGCGGCAGCATATCGTATTGACAGATTTAGCGCATATGCTCGATTACGATATCGGAATGTTAACGACTGTCATTATCGGCAATTCTTCGACATTTGTATATGACGGGCTGATGATTACGCCGCGCGGCTACCAGCGGAAATATACGCTGAGCGCCGCCGAACAGCCGTTAAAACCGCACGAACGTCTCCGCAAAGAAGCAGAACCGTGGGCGCTTGATCCAACGGGATTGTCCTCGGCAAGAGAAATCGCGGAAGACGCGTTGCAAAAACTGGCGATCCGCCAGCGCGACGCCGCGGTGTTTGCCCCTGCGATTTTCGAAATCGCAGTTAGCCCGGGGGTAGCGAATAAAAATTTTACGGCAAAACAAATGATGTTGCTTGCCGAAATTGCTGGCGAAGGCGGAACGATGATGTATACGCCGGATCATTATTTGAAGCTGGAGGTGCCTGCTTCTGATCCAGACCGTATCATTGCCAGACTGAAAGAAGCGGGACTGACCGTTGCCCCGATCGGTGATGTGCTGACGGTGAAGGCATGCGATTTTTGCGACGGCGAGAAAAAAGACGCGATTCCGTATGCACAACAGTTGTACGAACAGCTTGGCGGCATGGCGCTCCCGAAAGAATTGAAGCTCGGTGTTAACGGCTGCGGCATGGCGTGTTACGGTGCGGTGCGGGAAGATATCGGCATTGTCTACCGGAAAGGGGCATTCGACTTATTTTTAGGAGGAAAAACAATCGGAAGAAATGCGCATCCCGGACAGCTTGTCGCCGAAGGAATTCCGCCAAGCGAGATAGTGTCTGTTGTCACACGCATTATTCAAGAATATAAGGAAAACGCCTATCCAAATGAACGGTTTCATAAGTTTTTCAAGCGAGTGAAGCAAGTCGGCGGATTTGCGTATCAAGAGGAGGAACAGACGGCAAAAATCGAAGTACCTGTCTGCGGTGAATAA
- a CDS encoding sirohydrochlorin chelatase, with product MKAVLFVGHGSRDPEGNDQVRQFVEQLKPNIKASIHVETSFLEFGRPTIREGIDRCVSAGAREIIVIPMILLAAGHSKLHIPAEIDEAKKRYPHVAFIYGRPIGIHEQTFSILKTRLKEIGENIENPAPETAVVLLGRGGSDPDANSDLYKISRLFWEQTNYFLVEPAFMGVTAPSLDDAVERCVKLGARKVVVLPYFLFTGVLIKRLEKKVEQYGFQYPNVNFALAGYFGFHPELKTIMLDRLEEAIGKTVVMNCDMCQYRLHAAEHHHHHHHHHHH from the coding sequence ATGAAAGCGGTATTGTTTGTCGGGCACGGCAGCCGCGACCCGGAAGGAAACGACCAAGTCCGGCAGTTTGTCGAACAATTAAAGCCGAACATCAAAGCCTCCATACATGTTGAAACGAGTTTTTTAGAATTCGGACGGCCGACAATTCGCGAAGGAATCGATCGTTGCGTTTCCGCTGGGGCTCGTGAAATTATCGTGATTCCAATGATTTTGCTGGCAGCAGGCCATTCGAAGCTGCACATTCCGGCGGAGATTGATGAAGCAAAGAAGCGTTATCCGCATGTGGCGTTCATCTATGGCCGGCCAATTGGCATTCACGAGCAAACATTTTCGATCTTGAAAACGAGATTGAAAGAAATCGGGGAAAATATCGAAAATCCCGCTCCGGAAACAGCAGTGGTGCTGCTTGGACGCGGGGGGAGCGATCCGGATGCGAACAGCGACTTATATAAAATTTCCCGCTTATTTTGGGAACAAACGAACTATTTTCTCGTAGAACCGGCGTTTATGGGGGTGACAGCGCCATCGTTAGATGATGCGGTGGAACGTTGCGTGAAGCTAGGGGCGCGAAAAGTGGTAGTTTTGCCGTACTTCTTGTTTACCGGCGTGCTTATCAAGCGGCTTGAAAAAAAAGTAGAACAATATGGTTTCCAATATCCTAATGTTAACTTTGCGCTAGCTGGCTATTTTGGGTTTCATCCGGAGCTGAAAACGATTATGCTTGACAGATTAGAAGAAGCGATTGGTAAAACGGTTGTGATGAACTGCGATATGTGCCAATATCGGCTTCATGCAGCAGAACATCATCACCATCACCACCACCACCATCATCATTAA
- the cobK gene encoding precorrin-6A reductase: MVIVLAGTSDARELALCIRQAGYDVLATVVTEHAADQLRASGLAVHLGRLPAEQLAELIRAKKAKAVVDASHPFAEEASKNAMQAAAATGVPYIRYERQAAELNSRLVTFVDSYEEAAELAAQKRGVIMLTTGSKTLHIFAAKLLGLPDTRVIARMLPRKDNMEKCEQLKFPQENIVAMQGPFTKELDMALFRHFGVTLLITKESGKVGFVDEKIAAAQELGIETIVIRRPSIEYGAVFFEFPDIIRALQRMVQF; the protein is encoded by the coding sequence ATGGTTATCGTATTAGCGGGAACGAGCGATGCCCGAGAGCTGGCGCTTTGCATCCGACAGGCAGGGTATGACGTGTTGGCGACCGTCGTGACAGAACACGCGGCGGACCAGCTGCGCGCTTCCGGCTTAGCGGTGCATCTCGGAAGGCTGCCGGCGGAACAATTGGCAGAGTTAATCCGCGCAAAGAAAGCGAAAGCGGTGGTGGATGCAAGCCATCCGTTTGCCGAAGAGGCGTCGAAAAATGCGATGCAGGCGGCAGCGGCAACCGGCGTTCCGTACATCCGCTATGAACGCCAAGCGGCTGAGCTAAACAGCCGGCTTGTCACCTTTGTTGACAGCTATGAAGAGGCGGCCGAATTGGCGGCGCAAAAACGCGGGGTGATTATGCTGACGACAGGAAGCAAAACGTTGCACATTTTTGCCGCCAAGCTGCTCGGCCTTCCCGATACGCGCGTGATTGCGCGCATGCTGCCGCGCAAAGACAACATGGAGAAATGCGAACAACTTAAGTTCCCGCAAGAAAATATTGTGGCGATGCAAGGCCCGTTCACAAAAGAATTGGATATGGCGCTTTTCCGCCATTTTGGTGTGACATTGCTTATTACGAAAGAAAGCGGAAAAGTTGGGTTTGTCGATGAAAAAATCGCTGCCGCACAAGAATTGGGAATTGAGACGATTGTCATCCGTCGCCCGTCGATAGAATATGGCGCGGTGTTTTTTGAATTTCCTGATATCATCAGAGCGCTGCAACGAATGGTGCAGTTTTGA
- a CDS encoding precorrin-8X methylmutase, with translation MDFRTEFQPVTVQPQQIEKRSFQIIDEEIGEHHFTEEQYPIVQRVIHASADFELGRSLLFHPDAVRAGIKAIRSGKTVVADVQMVQVGVNKVRIEKFGGKVKVYISDEDVIAEAKRLNTTRAIVAMRKAVKEAEGGIFAIGNAPTALLELIRLIKEGEARPGLVIGLPVGFVSAAEAKAELAKLDVPFITNIGRKGGSTITVAALNALSLLAERG, from the coding sequence ATGGATTTTCGCACAGAATTTCAGCCGGTTACAGTCCAACCGCAACAAATTGAAAAAAGAAGCTTTCAAATCATTGATGAAGAAATCGGGGAACACCATTTTACGGAAGAACAATATCCGATTGTACAGCGTGTTATTCATGCTTCTGCCGATTTTGAACTTGGAAGAAGCTTGTTATTTCACCCTGATGCTGTCCGCGCGGGAATAAAAGCAATACGCAGCGGGAAGACGGTTGTCGCCGATGTGCAAATGGTCCAAGTCGGTGTGAATAAAGTGCGTATCGAAAAGTTTGGCGGAAAAGTGAAAGTGTATATTTCCGACGAAGATGTCATTGCGGAGGCGAAACGGCTCAATACGACAAGAGCGATTGTCGCAATGAGAAAAGCGGTGAAAGAGGCAGAAGGAGGAATTTTTGCGATTGGCAACGCGCCAACGGCACTGCTTGAATTGATTCGTTTGATTAAAGAAGGAGAAGCGCGCCCGGGATTAGTGATCGGCCTGCCAGTCGGATTTGTATCAGCGGCGGAAGCGAAAGCGGAGTTGGCGAAACTGGATGTTCCATTTATTACAAATATCGGCCGAAAAGGAGGAAGCACCATTACAGTGGCGGCGCTAAACGCATTGTCACTGTTAGCAGAGCGAGGGTAA
- a CDS encoding cobalt-precorrin-5B (C(1))-methyltransferase yields the protein MKAKKTLREGYTTGACATAATKAALTALITGIRQTEATIYLPVGRWVTFAIESCEIGEASAAATVIKDGGDDPDATHGAAIVSTVSWAEQPGIHLDGGKGVGRVTKPGLPVPVGEAAINPVPRKMIRETAREVLEQYGISRGVNVIISVPDGEEIAKKTLNARLGIIGGISILGTRGIVVPFSTSAYRASIVQAIQVAKANRCDHVVITTGGRSEKFAMQQYSHLPDEAFIEMGDFVGFTLKQCKRLGIKTVSMVGMMGKFSKVAQGIMMVHSKSAPVDFSFLAAIAERAGAAPELVAAVREANTASQVGEMMWKAENRRFFEILCDHCCLSALREVGGGITVETSLYTMGGQLLGKAVRDDAGD from the coding sequence ATGAAAGCGAAAAAAACGCTGCGAGAAGGATATACGACGGGGGCGTGCGCCACAGCGGCGACGAAAGCGGCATTAACGGCGCTTATTACCGGCATCCGGCAAACGGAGGCAACGATTTATTTGCCGGTTGGACGCTGGGTGACGTTTGCCATTGAATCGTGCGAGATTGGTGAGGCGTCAGCGGCGGCAACAGTGATTAAAGACGGGGGAGATGACCCTGATGCGACGCACGGGGCCGCAATTGTCTCGACGGTGTCATGGGCGGAGCAGCCCGGCATTCATTTGGATGGCGGAAAAGGGGTAGGGCGCGTCACGAAACCGGGTTTGCCGGTGCCGGTTGGCGAAGCAGCAATCAATCCTGTCCCACGGAAAATGATTCGCGAGACAGCGCGCGAAGTGCTGGAACAATACGGCATTTCCCGGGGAGTGAATGTCATTATTTCCGTCCCTGATGGAGAAGAAATCGCGAAAAAAACGTTAAACGCGCGCCTTGGCATTATCGGCGGCATTTCGATTTTAGGGACGCGCGGCATTGTCGTTCCTTTTTCGACATCCGCCTACCGCGCGAGCATCGTTCAGGCCATTCAAGTGGCGAAAGCAAACAGATGCGACCATGTGGTGATAACGACGGGAGGACGAAGCGAAAAATTTGCCATGCAGCAATATTCTCATCTTCCCGACGAAGCGTTTATTGAAATGGGCGATTTTGTCGGCTTTACGCTGAAACAATGCAAAAGATTAGGAATCAAAACCGTTTCGATGGTCGGGATGATGGGGAAATTTTCGAAAGTGGCGCAAGGCATTATGATGGTCCATTCGAAAAGCGCCCCCGTTGATTTTTCGTTTTTAGCAGCTATTGCTGAACGAGCCGGGGCTGCGCCGGAACTCGTCGCCGCTGTCCGGGAAGCCAATACGGCATCGCAAGTCGGCGAGATGATGTGGAAAGCAGAAAATAGACGTTTTTTTGAAATATTATGCGATCATTGCTGTTTGTCAGCATTGCGGGAAGTCGGCGGCGGCATTACGGTCGAAACGTCGCTGTACACGATGGGCGGCCAATTATTAGGAAAGGCGGTGCGGGATGATGCAGGTGATTAA
- a CDS encoding bifunctional cobalt-precorrin-7 (C(5))-methyltransferase/cobalt-precorrin-6B (C(15))-methyltransferase — protein sequence MQVIKLIGIGADGKASLPRLYERWIYESELLVGGERHLAFFPDYQGETLTIRGSLSQLVERLRHETKRTVIIASGDPMFYGIGSYLADKLPIEVYPTVSSVQWAFAKMGEKWQDAEFISVHGRSMKGLAQRIDGCEKVAILTDETNSPNAIAKYLLSYGMTEYRAFVGENLGGRDERCRFFELEEMADAEFSPLNVVILQKTKAGPAWPLGIDDNEFLQRKPEKGLITKKEIRVLSISALRLHAESVVWDIGTCTGSVAIEAAKIAREGAVFAIEKNAHDIEICKENLKKFRVDLTLVHGKAPEHLDKFADPDAVFIGGTSGEIGPLLDVCCRRLKRNGRIVINAVTIETLAQAVEALKQRGFQADITLAQISRSKPILELTRFDALNPIYIIAAKREGDE from the coding sequence ATGCAGGTGATTAAACTGATTGGTATTGGCGCAGATGGGAAGGCAAGCCTCCCGCGTCTTTATGAACGCTGGATTTATGAAAGTGAATTATTGGTGGGAGGGGAGCGTCACTTAGCTTTTTTCCCTGACTATCAAGGGGAGACGCTCACAATTCGGGGGAGTTTATCACAACTTGTTGAGCGGCTCCGCCATGAAACGAAACGAACCGTCATTATTGCGTCTGGCGATCCGATGTTTTACGGAATCGGCAGTTATTTAGCGGATAAGCTGCCGATCGAAGTGTATCCGACGGTCAGCTCGGTGCAATGGGCGTTTGCGAAAATGGGGGAAAAGTGGCAGGATGCCGAGTTTATCAGCGTCCATGGCCGCAGCATGAAAGGGCTTGCGCAGCGCATCGACGGATGCGAAAAAGTAGCGATATTAACGGATGAAACAAATTCTCCTAACGCGATTGCGAAATATTTGCTTTCGTACGGAATGACCGAATACCGCGCGTTTGTCGGAGAAAATCTTGGCGGCCGGGATGAACGGTGCCGTTTTTTCGAATTAGAAGAGATGGCGGATGCCGAATTTTCCCCATTAAATGTCGTTATTTTGCAAAAAACAAAAGCAGGGCCGGCGTGGCCGCTGGGGATTGACGATAATGAATTTTTGCAGCGCAAACCTGAGAAAGGGCTGATTACGAAAAAGGAGATTCGCGTGTTAAGCATCAGCGCGCTCCGGCTTCATGCGGAGAGTGTCGTTTGGGATATCGGCACATGCACCGGATCTGTCGCGATCGAAGCGGCGAAAATTGCCCGCGAAGGCGCCGTGTTTGCGATTGAAAAAAATGCCCACGATATCGAAATTTGCAAGGAAAATTTAAAAAAATTCCGCGTTGACCTGACGCTTGTCCACGGCAAAGCGCCTGAGCATTTAGACAAATTCGCCGACCCGGATGCGGTTTTTATCGGAGGAACGTCGGGAGAAATCGGACCGCTGCTTGACGTTTGCTGCCGGCGTTTGAAACGGAATGGCCGCATCGTGATTAATGCGGTTACGATAGAAACGCTGGCGCAGGCGGTGGAAGCATTGAAACAGCGCGGCTTTCAAGCAGACATTACGCTCGCGCAAATTTCCAGAAGCAAGCCGATTTTAGAGCTGACACGGTTTGATGCACTGAATCCGATTTATATCATTGCAGCAAAGCGGGAGGGAGACGAATGA